In the genome of Deltaproteobacteria bacterium HGW-Deltaproteobacteria-18, one region contains:
- a CDS encoding diguanylate cyclase response regulator, with protein sequence MPHHMPNVLVVDDSQMFLQVLVQNLAEAVAGRIISASTMEETRALLAEHEFAVAMLDLNLPDAPQGEVVDLVLEKGIPVIVFAGDCTDQTRERLWSKNIVDYVVKEGGESLRYAVRQARRVILNREVKVLVVEDSEMVRTMVADLLRVHRFQVFVACNGREGLQVLNANPEIRLIITDYEMPEMDGIRFVRAVRARHPKEEMAIIGISSHELEFLSARFLKSGANDFLTKPFSSEEFYCRVSQNMDLLEYIQTIKDYSEKDFLTGLFNRRYLFAQGPSRIRKKRKRGDAVCLAMIDIDHFKKINDQYGHETGDVVLKNLGEQLRRYFAHRGIVARLGGEEFCLLLDDDVSSAAALLDEFRREVAATDFASGGVRCSFSLSIGLCVSTHLDLEAMLKNADEALYLAKNNGRNRLEIWND encoded by the coding sequence ATGCCTCACCATATGCCGAACGTGCTCGTTGTTGACGACAGTCAGATGTTTTTGCAGGTCTTGGTCCAAAATTTGGCAGAAGCCGTCGCGGGCCGCATCATTTCAGCCAGCACCATGGAAGAGACCCGCGCCTTGCTCGCCGAGCATGAGTTCGCGGTAGCCATGCTCGATCTCAATCTGCCCGATGCGCCCCAGGGCGAGGTGGTCGACCTCGTGCTTGAAAAGGGAATTCCGGTCATTGTCTTTGCCGGGGATTGCACGGACCAGACGCGTGAGCGTCTGTGGTCCAAAAATATCGTCGATTACGTGGTCAAGGAAGGCGGCGAGAGTTTGCGCTATGCCGTGCGCCAGGCGCGGCGCGTGATTCTGAATCGCGAGGTCAAGGTGCTGGTGGTCGAGGATTCGGAGATGGTCCGGACCATGGTCGCGGATCTCCTGCGTGTTCACCGGTTTCAGGTTTTCGTGGCGTGCAATGGCCGCGAGGGGCTGCAGGTATTGAATGCCAATCCGGAGATCCGGCTCATCATCACGGATTACGAAATGCCGGAAATGGACGGAATACGTTTCGTTCGTGCCGTGCGTGCACGTCATCCCAAGGAGGAGATGGCAATTATCGGCATTTCCAGCCATGAGCTGGAATTTTTGTCGGCGCGCTTCCTCAAAAGCGGAGCCAACGATTTTCTGACCAAGCCCTTTTCGAGCGAAGAGTTTTACTGCCGAGTATCACAGAACATGGATCTGCTGGAGTACATTCAGACCATCAAGGACTACTCCGAGAAGGATTTTCTGACGGGCCTGTTCAACCGCCGCTACCTGTTTGCGCAGGGGCCGTCCCGCATTCGCAAGAAACGCAAACGGGGCGATGCGGTTTGTCTGGCCATGATCGATATCGATCATTTCAAGAAAATCAACGATCAGTACGGCCATGAGACGGGTGATGTCGTACTCAAAAATCTCGGTGAACAATTGCGGCGGTATTTTGCTCACCGCGGCATTGTCGCCCGCCTTGGCGGGGAAGAGTTCTGCCTTCTCCTTGATGACGATGTTTCCAGCGCGGCAGCATTGCTGGATGAGTTTCGCCGGGAGGTCGCGGCCACGGATTTTGCCAGTGGCGGGGTTCGCTGTTCCTTTTCTCTCAGTATCGGCCTTTGCGTGTCCACGCATCTGGATCTCGAGGCCATGCTCAAGAACGCGGATGAGGCACTGTACTTGGCGAAGAACAACGGCCGGAATCGGCTTGAAATCTGGAATGACTGA
- a CDS encoding thiamine diphosphokinase codes for MMHWVLLANGPLELSPKVRAMVSSAERLIGVDGGSRHLESMGMLPHLAVGDMDSIPQQLLAHYKSEEVEMHLHPPKKNATDLELALELALERGASRISLLGATGGRLDHTLGNLFLLARCLPSGVPACVVDQSQCIHLTDQALTITGTIGDTLSLLPATPQVSGVSLTGLEYPLNEATLTFGTSWGMSNVFVEAQATVTLRSGRLFVFHLYGD; via the coding sequence ATGATGCATTGGGTTCTTCTGGCCAACGGCCCCCTTGAACTTTCGCCCAAAGTCCGGGCCATGGTCTCTTCCGCCGAACGCCTCATCGGCGTCGATGGAGGCAGCAGACACCTTGAATCCATGGGAATGCTGCCACATTTGGCAGTAGGCGACATGGACTCCATCCCCCAGCAGTTGCTCGCGCACTACAAGAGCGAAGAGGTCGAAATGCACCTCCATCCCCCCAAGAAAAACGCCACGGACCTGGAATTGGCTCTGGAACTGGCCTTGGAACGGGGCGCTTCGCGCATTTCCCTTCTGGGCGCGACCGGAGGCAGGCTGGACCACACTCTGGGCAACCTCTTCCTGCTAGCCCGTTGCCTGCCGAGCGGGGTTCCGGCCTGCGTCGTGGATCAGAGCCAATGCATCCACCTGACGGACCAAGCCCTGACCATCACAGGAACCATCGGAGACACCCTGTCCCTGCTCCCCGCCACCCCTCAGGTCAGCGGTGTGAGCCTGACGGGGCTTGAATATCCGCTCAACGAAGCGACCCTGACATTCGGCACCAGCTGGGGCATGAGCAACGTATTTGTCGAGGCCCAAGCCACCGTGACCCTGCGCAGCGGACGACTGTTCGTGTTTCATCTGTACGGAGACTGA
- the proB gene encoding glutamate 5-kinase: MELSTDWREQRRRILEKAKRVIIKIGSAVLTTEKGLDPRVVNRLADQIAGLHDRGLEIVLVTSGAVAAGRCVLGADKAAGCMVHKQAASAVGQSRLMHSYDEAFAHYEKITAQVLLTKDDLRSRERFLNARNTMYRLLDWKVIPIVNENDTVAVQELKFGDNDALSSMVANLVGADVIINLTSADGVFDDNPLENPDARFVPCIENISDLNLQSMCRGKTGAGTGGMLSKLMAARRAASIGVPTLIVSGRQKHVLERVFDLEDLGSWIAPTQKMLSGRKFWLAYHLDPVGTVVVDDGAARALTSKGKSLLAAGVVGVDGNFGMGALVRIGRLDGGTVGVGLINFKAAELRKIQGLSSPEIEKILGPCPHQEVVHRDNMVLDSTL; encoded by the coding sequence ATGGAACTATCGACTGATTGGCGCGAGCAGCGTCGCCGGATTCTGGAGAAGGCCAAAAGGGTCATCATCAAGATTGGCAGCGCAGTGTTGACCACGGAAAAGGGCCTCGACCCGCGCGTGGTCAACCGCCTGGCCGACCAGATCGCGGGGCTGCATGACCGGGGCCTTGAGATCGTGCTCGTGACCTCAGGGGCCGTGGCTGCCGGTCGCTGCGTTCTCGGCGCGGACAAGGCCGCCGGTTGCATGGTGCACAAGCAGGCCGCCTCGGCCGTGGGCCAGAGCCGCCTCATGCACAGCTATGACGAGGCTTTTGCGCACTACGAGAAGATCACGGCGCAGGTCCTTTTGACCAAGGACGACCTTCGCAGTCGCGAGCGATTCCTGAACGCCCGCAACACCATGTACCGTTTGCTGGACTGGAAGGTCATCCCCATCGTCAACGAGAATGACACGGTGGCCGTTCAGGAACTCAAATTCGGCGACAACGACGCCCTGTCGTCCATGGTCGCCAACCTGGTCGGGGCAGATGTGATCATCAACCTGACCTCCGCTGACGGCGTGTTCGACGACAATCCGTTGGAAAATCCCGACGCCCGCTTTGTGCCCTGCATCGAAAACATTTCCGATCTCAATCTGCAGTCCATGTGCCGGGGCAAGACCGGAGCCGGAACCGGCGGCATGCTCAGCAAGCTCATGGCCGCGCGTCGCGCAGCGAGCATCGGTGTCCCGACGCTTATCGTCTCGGGTCGTCAGAAGCACGTGCTGGAGCGCGTGTTCGATCTCGAAGATCTGGGCTCCTGGATCGCACCGACCCAGAAGATGCTCTCGGGCCGCAAGTTCTGGCTGGCCTACCACCTGGACCCGGTCGGAACCGTCGTGGTCGATGACGGTGCTGCTCGCGCCCTGACAAGCAAGGGCAAGAGCCTGTTGGCCGCCGGAGTCGTCGGGGTGGACGGAAATTTCGGCATGGGAGCCCTGGTCCGGATCGGCCGTCTCGACGGCGGAACCGTGGGCGTTGGACTGATCAACTTCAAGGCTGCCGAACTGCGCAAGATTCAGGGCCTGAGCAGCCCCGAGATCGAGAAAATCCTGGGGCCCTGCCCGCATCAAGAGGTTGTGCATCGCGACAACATGGTGCTGGACAGCACCCTTTAA